In Dysgonomonadaceae bacterium zrk40, one genomic interval encodes:
- a CDS encoding FKBP-type peptidyl-prolyl cis-trans isomerase: MKITDNKYVTLTYDLNVGEGEERELMEQATAEHPLEFIYGTNSMLEAFEKQIEGLSEGDKFSFRLTPDEAYGDYDEEKVLDLPMSIFEIEGKVDENVLFEGNTVPMMDSSGNRLSGSVVSIGDETVTMDFNHPLAGELMHFEGTVTGVRDASAEEIAALFSGGGCGCGSSSGGGCGCGDGEDESGSCGCGSSSGGGCGSGCSC, translated from the coding sequence ATGAAAATTACTGACAACAAATATGTCACACTCACCTATGACCTCAATGTGGGTGAAGGTGAAGAACGGGAATTGATGGAACAGGCTACAGCTGAACATCCGCTGGAGTTCATCTATGGTACCAACTCCATGCTTGAAGCATTTGAAAAGCAGATTGAAGGACTTTCCGAGGGAGATAAGTTTTCATTCCGGCTCACCCCCGATGAAGCCTACGGTGATTACGACGAAGAAAAGGTACTGGATCTGCCCATGTCGATCTTCGAGATAGAGGGCAAGGTCGATGAAAACGTGCTGTTCGAAGGTAACACCGTACCCATGATGGACTCTTCCGGAAATCGTCTCTCCGGCTCGGTGGTTTCGATTGGTGATGAGACTGTGACAATGGACTTCAACCATCCGCTGGCGGGCGAACTGATGCATTTTGAGGGAACCGTTACAGGTGTGCGTGATGCCTCTGCCGAAGAGATCGCTGCACTCTTCTCCGGTGGCGGCTGTGGTTGCGGTTCAAGCTCCGGTGGTGGCTGTGGTTGCGGTGATGGAGAGGATGAAAGTGGCTCCTGTGGTTGCGGTTCAAGCTCCGGCGGAGGTTGTGGTTCCGGTTGCAGCTGCTAA